ACACGGCGTCTTGCTACGAGCGGCGGGAAAATCAGTACTTCATGCCCATGGCCTCGCGCACCTGGTCGAGGGTCTCCTCGGCGATGGCGTTGGCGCGCTTGTTGCCGTCGTGCAGGATGTCACGAATGGAGTCCATGTCCTTGGCCAGCTCGGCGCGGCGCTCGCGGTGCGGGGCCAGGAACTCGTTGACTGATTCGATGACGTATGCCTTGAGTGCGCCGGCGCCGGAATCACCGATCTCCTCGGCGATGTCCTTCGGGTCGCGGCCGGTCACTAGACCGGCGGTGGTCAGCAGGGCGGAGACCTGCGGGCGGGCAACCGGGTCGAAGGTGATGCGGCGCTCGGAATCGGTCGGGCTCTTCTTGATGAGCTTGGCGGTTTCCTCGGCGGTGGCGCCCAGCATGATGGAGTTGCCGTACGACTTGCTCATCTTGCGGCCGTCGAGACCCGGAATCTCCGGTGCCTCAGACAGAATGGCGGCCGGCTCCGGGAACACTGGGTTCTTCTTGGCGTAACGCTCGTTGAAACGGCGGGCGATGGTGCGCGTGATTTCCACGTGCGGCAGGTTGTCCTTACCGATTGGCACGACGTTGGCCTTGCAGAAGAGGATGTCGCACGCCTGATGCACCGGGTAGGTGAGCAGCAGACCGGTCAGCGCGTGGCCGGACGCCTCCATCTCGGACTTCACGGTCGGGTTGCGGTGCAGCTCAGCCTCGGTGACCAGGGACAGGAACGGCAGCAGCAGCTGGTTCTCGGCCGGCACGGCGGAGTGGGTGAACATCATGGTCTTGTTCGGATCGATGCCGGCGGCCATGTAGTCGAGCACCAGGTTCAGTACGTTGTCTTGGATGTGCTCGGTGGTGTCACGGTCGGTGATCACCTGGTAGTCGGCGATGATGATGTTCGTGTTGACGCCGCGCTCCTGCATGGCGACACGCTCACGGATCGAGCCGAAGTAGTGGCCGAGGTGCAGCCGGCCGGTCGGACGGTCGCCGGTCAACATGGTGAAGGACGACGGCTTGGCCTCCAGCTTGGCGAGCGTTTCGTCCGAACGCTTTTTGGCCGCGAGGAAGCTCGCGCTTATCTCATTGCCTGCCGCTGTCAGTTGCTGCTCGTCGGTCATGCGAAAATCCTTTAAATAGGGCTCAGATAAACGCTTTTTATGGTAAAAGTGTGAGCCGACAACGAACAAGCCACTATTAGTGGTACTCTCTATTGTTGATGAATCGAACAGCACAGTAATCGCAGGGGGTCAGATGGGCCGCGGACGTCAAAAAGCAAAACAGCAGAAAATTGCCCGAAAGCTCAAGTACCTGACCACCGATACCGATTACGATGAGCTGGCAAAAGAGCTGAGCGAGCAGGAGCCGGGAACGGGCTCTCCTGACCCGTTCGCCGATATTGATGATCAGTATGCGGACAAGGATGTGGATTCTGCTGCTGACGCCGACGCCGCCAAGGTCTCGCCCGCCGCGCAGGAGGACGACCTCGACGAGTACGCCAAGTGGGCAGCCGAAGCCGCCGCAAAGGCGACCAGCGGCGAGTTCCCGGCCTCCGCGCCGGCCGCGCCCAAGCCGAAGCCGGCCCCGCGCAAGCCGATTCCGATGCCCATGCCCTCAGCGCTGAAGCCGAAGAAGAGCTGAACGCACGTAGGCATATGTCGGATATCAGCGGGCGGGATGGATCGCAGCCCACCATGCTCATCATGGACAACGACCGCATGGCCTTGATGGCATTGCAGTCGATTCTGGCGAAGGCACTGCCCGACTTCGAATTGTTGCCGCCGGTGAGCGAGGGCAGCAAAGCCATTCAGCTGTGCACGGCCACCAAACGCCCGCCTGCTGTGCTATTGGCCGATATCGCGATGAACGACATCAACGGCCCGGATGTGGTGCGTGCAATCCGCAGGGAAAACGCGACCACGGCGATACTGGCCATTACCGCCTCGATTGTGGGCCGACATGCCAAAGAGATGGCCCGGGCCGGCGCACAGGGCATCATGAGCAAGAACGATGATGTGCGGTTGCAGGCCGTGGCGATTCGTCAGGTACAGGCCGGCAAAATATGGGGCGATGGTGGCGACGTGCGGTTCGAGACCGCGGCCGTTGCGTCCGCGCGCATCAAGGCCGAGAAGGACAACCGGCTGAGCGCGCGTGAGATGGAGGTTGCGGAACTGTGGTCCCGAGGCCGGACCATGCCGCAGATCGCCACCGAACTGTCCATCACCGAAACCACCGTGCGTACGCATTTGATGCGTGCGGCCGACAAGCTCGGCGCCGGCAATCTCAAGGAACTTATCGGCGCATGGATTCGCATGAACCTGCACTGATGAAGGCGCCGATGGGTGTGTGGGGACACGGTAGAAGAAGCGCAAGACGCATAAGGGGAGCGGCCCGGTGAAACGTCCGATTATCATTTCGCGGCATTCGTCGTATTCGTATAGTCACGCCGACGGCAAGAAGCATCATCAGATTGATATCGATATAGAACTCAAGCATCCGCTGGCGATGTTCGGCCCGATCGGTGTGCTTGCGGTGGCAGCCATCGTCTATGCGGTGACCGGGTCGTGGCTGGTCACGGCGTCGGCGGCGCTGACGGCAAGCGTGCTGCTGGTATTACTGGGCATTGCGTTGCGCTGGCGCAAGCGCGTGGTGAATCAGGAGAACGAAAACGAGCAGATGGAATCGGCGCTGGCCGATTTGCGCCACGGCAACCAGCTCGCGATCGAACTGCACGACACGCTGTCCAACGATCTGACGTATATCTCGACCATCGCCCGGAATAATCTGGCCGCGCCAGCCGGCATCGATGGTGGCGACTGGCAGCGCGTGCTGGATCGCAGCCAACGTGCCTTTGCGGAAGTGCATGGCATCATCGATTTTCTGACCGAGCAGAGCGGAATGGACGCCGGCTTCCGGGACGAGTCCTTGCCGGTCGGTGGCACCGGGACATCTGAGGTGGCGACTGCAGAACCAGGGCAGGTTGATTCGCCGACGAAAGAATCCGCCCTGGCTCGTGACCCGGTAGGCACCGGGAGCTGTCCAGCGATTGCGAATGAGGTGGTTGACAATGCCGTGCCCGAGAACGCCGGTGGCGATGACCGTACGCAATCCACAGCGGGCATGCCGCAGTCCTTCGTCACGCGTGTGAAGGCGCAGATCACCGATACCGAGGAGTTTCTGGAGGCGCAGGGCTATCGGGGGACGGCCGCGGTCAACGGCATCGCCATGGTCGTGGACCCCGAGGCGGCGGCCGAGGCGCTGTCGCTGATAACGGAGATCGGCACGAATATCCGCCGCCATGCACCGGCGGGAGATGATTCCTATCTGCTGTTCGTCACGCTGTCTCCCGAATGGATTGAGATTCGTGAGACCAACGATATCCGTGACGATGCCGACGCGCAGAGTGGCCTGTCCGCGCAGGAGCTGTCGGGGCGTGGGCTGGCCATGCATCGCACCCGTGTGCAGGAGTTGGGCGGTGAATTGACCACCCGTTCGGATGATGGCACGTGGATGATTTACGTGCGTATCCCGTGCGTGCGGGGCTGATGGGGCAGAAGCTGCGATGTCCGGCGTCCGGCGCTGATTGTGCCCTGTCCTCACAAATGAGGACGACGACCGCAGCCATGTCCCCATAACCGAGGATTGCGGGTGTTCGGCTCGGCGGCGGCTCCCTATGGTGGCGTCCATAAGGACCAATCCCAGGGAGGGCAACGATGGCAAGTGATACGGAATTATGGCGGGGAACTGATTACGGATGGTGGCTGGCTGCGGACACGTCCGGTGCGGTCGGTGCCAGTCTGATCGCGTTCGCGGTGCCACTGATGATGCTCGCCACGACAGGATCTTCTGCCGCCGCCACCACGACGGAAAGCATCTGCGTGGTGGTGCAGACGGTGCTGGGCCTTGCCGGCGGCGTGATTCAGGACCGATATGATCGCCGTACGCTCATGCTGATCTGGGGTGCGTCCGGTGTGGTGCTCTCGGCGGTGGCGGCGGCAGCGGTGATGCTGTTCGGCAATGCGCCGAAGACGAGCGGCCATGGGGTTAACGGGGCAAACGCTCCGGCATTCGGCGGACCGTATGCCCACGTGCTTCCGATCGCGCTGCTGTGTATCGTCGTGCTGTTTTCGGTGCGCGATGGGCTGTTGGAGAATACGTCGAATGCCATGCTGCGTGGCGTGGTGCCGGATGAGCAGCTACCGCACGCGATGGCGTTGAATGATGCTCGTGATTCGACGGTCACGTTGGTGGGTGGTCCGTTGGGCGGTCTGCTGATGACCGTGGGACATGCGGTGCCGTTCCTGACCAGCGCGGTGCTGAGCGTGCTGGGCATGGTGTCCGCATGGCGTATCCGCCGCTATTGGAAACGTGCGACTGTGAGCGATAGCGGCCGTCCGGGCAATGTTGATACCGGTTCGGAGGTCGGGGCCGTCTCGGACGCCGATGATGCCGATGACTCCGCCCCACGCTGGCGCGACGCACTGGACGGCATGATCTGGCTGCTGCGCGACCGGTTCCAACGCCATCTCATCATCGCAGCGGCCATGGTGACCGGTGCCAGCAATGCCTTCCTGCTGCTGACCGCGCTGGACATCTCCCAAGGTGGCAGCCAGCTGATATCCGCCGGATTCATCAACGCCGCCTCCGCCGTTGGCATGTTGCTGGGCGCACTGATGGCCTCGCAACTGGTCAACCGTGTGCCCGGCGGCGTACTGGTGGGCGTGATGTTCGTCTTGCTGGCTGTAGGATTCACCGGTGCCGCGTTGGTGCCCTCCATGGTTGGCAAGGCCATATTTGTGGCCTGCTCGGTACTGGCATTGCCCGCGGGCAACGCGGTGCTTGGAGGCCTCAGCAATACCTTGGTGGGCAAGGACAAGCTCGGCCGCGTTGGAGCGGGCAGCATGGTGTTGCAGTACGGTGCCTATGGCGTGGCCGTGGCACTCGCCGGCTGGGGTATGCAGACCATCGGCTATGGGCCGACCTGCCTGATTCTGGCCGCCGTGCTGGTGGCCGCCGCCGCTTACGCGCTGACGATGCGCAGCCTCGTCACCCTACCCACGCCGGACCGCTGGGCCGAGCATATCCAGCGCTGGGGCATCGCCCAGTTCTGATGGGCGGCCTGCGGCGGCGATTACAGCGGCAGCAGGTCGCTTAGGTCGTCGCGCTCGCCGACCGCGCTGATGTGGCCGGCGTCCTTTTCCTCTGCCCACGTGGTGATGCCGCAGGCCAGTCGCAGCCAGACTTCCGGCTCCAATTCGATGACGTCCGGTGGGGTCAGGTTATGCGGGTCCGATTCCGGTCCGTCCAGAATCTTGACCGCGCCCCACGGCGCGACGCGCACCTCCACGCCCGGCCCGGGCGCGCGCCGTTCCAGCAGGAACAGCGAGTAGCGCACAGCCATCGCCCATACCGGGCGCGGCAGAATGGGGGAGGCGGTCAGGCGATGTGGCGTGTTGTCGGCCAGTTCCAGGGCTGCGGCACGCCATTGCACCAGTGCGTCGTGCCCTCGTTTCAAGTCTTTTTCGAGAATTACTGCCATATGCTCCATCATGGCACCGGATCCGGAAGATCTTCCGTAATGCAAACGATGGCATACGGTGTGATGCGGAACTGTGAGACATGTGATACGCTTCTCGATGAGAACGTATGCAAGAGCGCTCCGCCATCGTCGTTACGGAGAGTTCATGCTTACGTTTGTGAGACGATACCTATCGCGCGGCATAATAATTACGGGCACTTATCCCGGAAGGAAAGTCAGAATGACCGAAATCACCGCACCGAAGTCTCCCGTCACGGCGGAACAATTCGCCGACGAGATTCGTGAACAACTGAAATACACTCAAAACGTCACCGCCGAGCAGGCCACCCCTGCTGACGTGTATGTCGCCGCGTCCAAAGCCGTGCGCAACCACCTCGCCGACTCCTGGTTCAAGACCCAGGCCGACACCGTCAACGGCAACACCAAGGCCGTCGGCTACCTGTCCGCCGAGTTCTTGATGGGCAAGCAGCTGGAGAACGCACTGCTGAACGCTGGCCTGACCGACCAGTTCGACAAGGCTGTGGAAGCCCTTGGCTTCAAGCCGAAGGACATCGTGGACGCCGAATACGAGCCGGGCCTCGGCAACGGCGGCCTTGGTCGTCTGGCCGCCTGCTTCATCGACTCCCTCGCCTCGCTGGGCGTGCCGGCCTTCGGCTACGGCATCCAGTACAAGTACGGCATCTTCAAGCAGAAGTTCGACGAGAACGGCAAGCAGGTTGAGACCCCGGATTACTGGCTGGCCAACGAAGAGCCGTGGGGCCACACCGACTACAACCGTGATCAGAAGGTCTCCTTCGGTGGCAAGGTCGTCGAGAACGCCGACGGCACCAAGACCTGGCAGCCCGCATGGTCCGTGCGCGCCGTGCCGGTGGACTACCTGGTCCCTGGCTACAAGTCCGGCCGCGTGAACACCCTGCGCCTGTGGACCGCCAAGAGCTACGACGAGTTCGATCTGCTCGCCTTCAACCGCTCCGAGTACATGGACGCCGTGGCCCCGCAGGTCAAGGCCGAGAACATCTCCAAGATTCTCTACCCGGAAGACTCCACCAAGGTCGGTAAGGAACTGCGCCTCGAGCAGCAGTACTTCTTCGTCTCCGCATCCCTGCACGACGCCATCCGCGTCTTCTACCCGGGCCAGGACAAGCCGGACCTGACGACCTTCCCGAACAAGATCGTCTTCCAGCTCAACGACACCCACCCGGTGATCGGCATCCCCGAGCTCATGCGCATCCTCATCGATGAGTACGGCTACGACTGGGATACCGCGTGGTCCATCACCACCAAGACCTTCAACTACACCTGCCACACCCTGCTGCCGGAGGCCCTTGAGGTCTGGCCGGCCAGCCTGATCGGCGAGCTGCTGCCGCGTCACCTCGAGATCATCGAGAAGATCAACGCGCAGTTCGAGGCCGAGCTCAAGGCCAAGGGCGTTGCCGCCGACACCATCAAGGACATGGCCATCTACACTGGCGACGCCGTGCGCATGGCCTACCTGGCCACCTACGGCGGCTCCCACGTCAACGGCGTGGCCGAGCTGCACTCCCAGCTGCTGAAGGACGTCACCCTCAAGAACTTCTCCGACGTCTACCCGGACAAGTTCACCAACGTGACCAACGGCGTGACCCCGCGTCGCTTCGTCAAGCTCGCCAACCCGCGCCTGTCCGACCTCATCACCGAGGGCCTGGGCACCGACAAGTGGGTCGCCGATCTGGAACTGCTCAAGGGTCTCGAGCCGCTGGCCAAGGACGATGAATTCGTCAAGAAGTTCGCCGCCGTCAAGAAGGCCAACAAGCACGCATTCGTGGGCTTCGCCAAGGACCACTACGGCATCGATATCGACGAGAACACCCTGTTCAACACCATGGTCAAGCGTCTGCACGAGTACAAGCGCCAGTCTCTGAAGATTCTCGCCGTGATCTCCAACTACGCCGACATCAAGTCCGGCAAGGTCAAGGCCGAGGACATCACTCCGCGCACCGTGTTCTTCGGTGCCAAGGCCGCTCCGGGCTACTACCTGGCCAAGATGACCATCGAGCTGATCAACAACGTTTCCCGCGTGATCAGCAGCGATCCGGCCGTCAAGGGCAAGCTCGCCGTCCACATGCTGCCGAACTACAACGTCGAGATGGCTCAGAACCTCATCCCGGCCACCGAGCTTGACGAGCAGATCTCCCAGGCCGGCAAGGAAGCTTCCGGTACCGGCAACATGAAGTTCGCTCTGAACGGCGCCCTGACCGTGGGTACGCTGGACGGCGCGAACGTCGAGATCCGTGAGCGCGTCGGCGCCGAGAACTTCTTCCTGTTCGGCATGACCGTCGACGAAGTCGAGAAGAAGTACGCCGAGGGCTACGATCCCGCCTCCTACTACGAGGCCGATCCGCGCCTGAAGCAGGCCATCGATCTGGTGGCCGACGGCACCTTCTCCAACGGCGACCGCAACGCCTACTCCCCGCTCGTGGCCGACTGGCTGACCAAGGACTGGTTCATGACCCTGGCCGACTTCTCCGCCTACATGGGCATCCAGTCTGAGATCGAGGCCCTCTACGCCGATGAGCTCGAATGGAACCGCAAGGCCCTGCTCAACGTGGCCAACTCCGGCTACTTCAGCTCCGACCGCTCCATGGAAGACTATTTGGAACGTATCTGGCACACTGCTCCTCTGGCCGACTGAGTCGGTGGGGCGGTTCCCCTCGGAGAGGGGAACCAGAACATAAGAAGCCCCGCAACCGACATCCATCGGTTGCGGGGCTTCTTGCGTTGAAAGACCGCCCTATCAGGCTTCGGCCGGGGCGGCTTCCGCCTCGCCATCGGCCTCATCCTCGGCCTTGTTCAGACCCAGGTCGACCGGCGAGGAGCTGTTCTCCCACGGCTCCTCCCACGGATCGTAATCTGGGTTCTGCTGCTTGTAGATGTACAAGCCAACAAGCGCGGCGAGCAATCCGCCGAACAGCAGCGCGAAGAACTTCCAACCGTTAGAAGACTTGTTCTCCATGACGGCTCCTTTCCCTAGGGATCGTCTGGTCGGTATGCCCATTCAGACCGACTCTGCTCCCTATTCTAGGCCGCTGTTTGTGACGATTGGGTGGAATGACATTCGTGGGCGATTCATCCACGCCCGCATGCCCTCGGTCGGCTCAGCATCTTCGCGGCGCGTGGAACGCATCCGAGACCTTCGATACAGTGGACTGCATGCATATTCCTACACAGCGGGAGATTCGATACCAGTGGGAGCGCGGTGGTCCGGTGATGACCTGGGCGCTGATTGTTGCGTGCGTGGCAGTGTGGCTACTGGAGGTATTGCTGGGATTTATTGCCCCGGGCCTGAGGGCTTGGTTGATGTACCTCGGCATGGCGGCTCCGGTCAGACTGGTGGCTGAGCCGTGGACGCTCATCACTTCGATGTTCCTGCATGC
The window above is part of the Bifidobacterium longum subsp. infantis ATCC 15697 = JCM 1222 = DSM 20088 genome. Proteins encoded here:
- the trpS gene encoding tryptophan--tRNA ligase; this encodes MTDEQQLTAAGNEISASFLAAKKRSDETLAKLEAKPSSFTMLTGDRPTGRLHLGHYFGSIRERVAMQERGVNTNIIIADYQVITDRDTTEHIQDNVLNLVLDYMAAGIDPNKTMMFTHSAVPAENQLLLPFLSLVTEAELHRNPTVKSEMEASGHALTGLLLTYPVHQACDILFCKANVVPIGKDNLPHVEITRTIARRFNERYAKKNPVFPEPAAILSEAPEIPGLDGRKMSKSYGNSIMLGATAEETAKLIKKSPTDSERRITFDPVARPQVSALLTTAGLVTGRDPKDIAEEIGDSGAGALKAYVIESVNEFLAPHRERRAELAKDMDSIRDILHDGNKRANAIAEETLDQVREAMGMKY
- a CDS encoding DUF3073 domain-containing protein, producing MGRGRQKAKQQKIARKLKYLTTDTDYDELAKELSEQEPGTGSPDPFADIDDQYADKDVDSAADADAAKVSPAAQEDDLDEYAKWAAEAAAKATSGEFPASAPAAPKPKPAPRKPIPMPMPSALKPKKS
- a CDS encoding response regulator, which encodes MSDISGRDGSQPTMLIMDNDRMALMALQSILAKALPDFELLPPVSEGSKAIQLCTATKRPPAVLLADIAMNDINGPDVVRAIRRENATTAILAITASIVGRHAKEMARAGAQGIMSKNDDVRLQAVAIRQVQAGKIWGDGGDVRFETAAVASARIKAEKDNRLSAREMEVAELWSRGRTMPQIATELSITETTVRTHLMRAADKLGAGNLKELIGAWIRMNLH
- a CDS encoding histidine kinase, with product MKRPIIISRHSSYSYSHADGKKHHQIDIDIELKHPLAMFGPIGVLAVAAIVYAVTGSWLVTASAALTASVLLVLLGIALRWRKRVVNQENENEQMESALADLRHGNQLAIELHDTLSNDLTYISTIARNNLAAPAGIDGGDWQRVLDRSQRAFAEVHGIIDFLTEQSGMDAGFRDESLPVGGTGTSEVATAEPGQVDSPTKESALARDPVGTGSCPAIANEVVDNAVPENAGGDDRTQSTAGMPQSFVTRVKAQITDTEEFLEAQGYRGTAAVNGIAMVVDPEAAAEALSLITEIGTNIRRHAPAGDDSYLLFVTLSPEWIEIRETNDIRDDADAQSGLSAQELSGRGLAMHRTRVQELGGELTTRSDDGTWMIYVRIPCVRG
- a CDS encoding MFS transporter; the protein is MASDTELWRGTDYGWWLAADTSGAVGASLIAFAVPLMMLATTGSSAAATTTESICVVVQTVLGLAGGVIQDRYDRRTLMLIWGASGVVLSAVAAAAVMLFGNAPKTSGHGVNGANAPAFGGPYAHVLPIALLCIVVLFSVRDGLLENTSNAMLRGVVPDEQLPHAMALNDARDSTVTLVGGPLGGLLMTVGHAVPFLTSAVLSVLGMVSAWRIRRYWKRATVSDSGRPGNVDTGSEVGAVSDADDADDSAPRWRDALDGMIWLLRDRFQRHLIIAAAMVTGASNAFLLLTALDISQGGSQLISAGFINAASAVGMLLGALMASQLVNRVPGGVLVGVMFVLLAVGFTGAALVPSMVGKAIFVACSVLALPAGNAVLGGLSNTLVGKDKLGRVGAGSMVLQYGAYGVAVALAGWGMQTIGYGPTCLILAAVLVAAAAYALTMRSLVTLPTPDRWAEHIQRWGIAQF
- a CDS encoding sterol carrier family protein, with protein sequence MMEHMAVILEKDLKRGHDALVQWRAAALELADNTPHRLTASPILPRPVWAMAVRYSLFLLERRAPGPGVEVRVAPWGAVKILDGPESDPHNLTPPDVIELEPEVWLRLACGITTWAEEKDAGHISAVGERDDLSDLLPL
- a CDS encoding glycogen/starch/alpha-glucan phosphorylase, encoding MTEITAPKSPVTAEQFADEIREQLKYTQNVTAEQATPADVYVAASKAVRNHLADSWFKTQADTVNGNTKAVGYLSAEFLMGKQLENALLNAGLTDQFDKAVEALGFKPKDIVDAEYEPGLGNGGLGRLAACFIDSLASLGVPAFGYGIQYKYGIFKQKFDENGKQVETPDYWLANEEPWGHTDYNRDQKVSFGGKVVENADGTKTWQPAWSVRAVPVDYLVPGYKSGRVNTLRLWTAKSYDEFDLLAFNRSEYMDAVAPQVKAENISKILYPEDSTKVGKELRLEQQYFFVSASLHDAIRVFYPGQDKPDLTTFPNKIVFQLNDTHPVIGIPELMRILIDEYGYDWDTAWSITTKTFNYTCHTLLPEALEVWPASLIGELLPRHLEIIEKINAQFEAELKAKGVAADTIKDMAIYTGDAVRMAYLATYGGSHVNGVAELHSQLLKDVTLKNFSDVYPDKFTNVTNGVTPRRFVKLANPRLSDLITEGLGTDKWVADLELLKGLEPLAKDDEFVKKFAAVKKANKHAFVGFAKDHYGIDIDENTLFNTMVKRLHEYKRQSLKILAVISNYADIKSGKVKAEDITPRTVFFGAKAAPGYYLAKMTIELINNVSRVISSDPAVKGKLAVHMLPNYNVEMAQNLIPATELDEQISQAGKEASGTGNMKFALNGALTVGTLDGANVEIRERVGAENFFLFGMTVDEVEKKYAEGYDPASYYEADPRLKQAIDLVADGTFSNGDRNAYSPLVADWLTKDWFMTLADFSAYMGIQSEIEALYADELEWNRKALLNVANSGYFSSDRSMEDYLERIWHTAPLAD